One Candidatus Binatia bacterium DNA window includes the following coding sequences:
- a CDS encoding ferredoxin, whose protein sequence is MAESLGLRIQEEKFWDRQDLRAEIDRVFDICHGCRLCFKFCGSFPLMFEEIDAVTERRRKEYLEAHPEIVEAAEKKREEAARQGPREHDGERAEGFGDELPELQGHARDLTDEQIDRVVDLCFQCKLCYPNCPYTPPHEYAVDFPRLLLRWKAVRARERGIPLRSRLVRNTKLLGTLGSLAPGLARRSLSNPVVRLAMEKTLGIHRKKDLPRFHGETFERWWKRRGGSRPEEPAPLREGIETPTPLRVVFFATCLVNYHDPACGRAAVRVLEHNGVEVVYPPGQVCCGMPVIEGGDLERAADYGRHNLEALSEWVERGYEVVVPSPSCSLVLREEYPQLLGGEKADRIAGHTHDLCLYLYRIAREGRLKRDFRRKLDKIPYHVPCHLRAQNVGFRARDLLGLVAEEVVAIQECSGHDGTWSMQVEHFEDSLHWGRKLFDELRAAAGEKCTAACTDCALAGTQIRQATGLEPLHPVVVLAWAYGFEVGDVGKVLDSLAEAAARGEKPAS, encoded by the coding sequence ATGGCGGAATCGCTGGGCCTCAGGATCCAAGAAGAGAAGTTCTGGGATCGGCAGGACCTCCGCGCGGAGATCGACCGGGTCTTCGACATCTGTCACGGCTGCCGGCTCTGCTTCAAGTTTTGCGGCTCGTTTCCTCTCATGTTCGAGGAGATCGACGCGGTCACCGAGCGGCGCCGCAAGGAGTATCTCGAAGCCCACCCGGAAATCGTCGAAGCCGCGGAGAAAAAGCGCGAGGAAGCCGCCCGGCAGGGGCCGCGCGAGCACGATGGAGAACGCGCGGAAGGGTTCGGCGACGAGCTTCCGGAACTCCAGGGGCATGCCAGGGATCTCACCGACGAGCAGATCGACCGGGTCGTGGACCTGTGCTTCCAGTGCAAGCTTTGCTACCCGAACTGCCCTTACACGCCACCGCACGAATACGCCGTGGATTTCCCGAGACTCCTCCTGCGCTGGAAGGCGGTGCGGGCGAGGGAGCGAGGGATTCCGCTCCGCAGCCGTCTCGTGCGCAACACCAAACTTCTCGGCACTCTCGGGAGTCTGGCCCCCGGTCTCGCGAGGCGCAGCCTTTCGAATCCGGTCGTACGTCTGGCGATGGAAAAGACACTCGGCATCCACCGCAAAAAGGACCTGCCCCGCTTCCACGGCGAGACGTTCGAGCGATGGTGGAAGCGCCGGGGTGGGTCGCGACCGGAGGAGCCTGCACCACTGCGGGAAGGGATCGAGACGCCCACGCCGCTCCGGGTGGTCTTTTTCGCCACCTGTCTGGTCAATTACCACGATCCCGCTTGCGGGCGAGCCGCCGTCCGCGTGCTCGAGCACAACGGCGTGGAAGTCGTTTACCCGCCCGGTCAAGTTTGCTGCGGTATGCCCGTGATCGAAGGAGGGGACCTCGAGCGGGCGGCCGATTATGGCCGGCATAATCTCGAAGCTCTTTCGGAGTGGGTGGAACGCGGTTACGAGGTGGTAGTGCCGTCGCCGAGCTGCAGTCTCGTGCTCCGCGAAGAATACCCGCAGCTCCTCGGAGGCGAGAAGGCGGACCGGATCGCGGGACACACGCACGATCTCTGCCTTTACCTTTACCGGATCGCGCGGGAAGGCCGCCTCAAGAGGGACTTTCGCAGGAAGCTCGACAAGATTCCGTACCACGTGCCGTGCCACTTGCGGGCCCAGAACGTGGGTTTCCGGGCTCGCGACCTCCTGGGACTCGTCGCTGAGGAGGTCGTCGCGATCCAGGAATGCTCGGGACACGACGGTACCTGGAGCATGCAGGTCGAGCACTTCGAAGATTCGCTCCACTGGGGGCGGAAGCTTTTCGACGAGCTCCGGGCGGCGGCGGGGGAGAAGTGCACGGCCGCTTGCACGGACTGCGCCCTCGCGGGAACGCAGATTCGGCAGGCCACGGGGCTCGAACCGCTTCATCCCGTCGTGGTCCTGGCCTGGGCTTACGGCTTCGAGGTCGGCGACGTGGGGAAGGTTCTCGACTCGCTGGCGGAAGCAGCGGCTCGGGGCGAAAAACCCGCCTCGTGA
- the fadA gene encoding acetyl-CoA acyltransferase, protein MREAVIVDAVRTPLGRGKPTGALHSWHPVDLAAHLLEALVERNSLDPADIEDVIMGCVTQVGEQGVNIGRNAVLAAGFPESVCGTTVDRQCGSSQQAIHFAAQGVLAGAYDIVIAAGVESMSRLPMGTSIAVGGAPFGPRMMKRYQEANLYGVGGIVPQGISAEIVAQKWNLSRRELDEFSLGSHQKAAAATRNGWFDNEIVPVEVKHPDGKTETIKTDEGIRPDTSLEKLLSLKPAFKEDGVITAGNSSQITDGAAAVLIMEKKKALDMGLRPRARFHAFALGGCDPVIMLTAPIPATRKVLEKAGLTIRDMDAIEINEAFAPVVLAWQRELDPDMDKVNVHGGAIALGHPLGCSGARLMTTLLNVLERTGGRWGLQTMCEGGGMANATIIERLD, encoded by the coding sequence ATGCGCGAAGCCGTCATTGTCGATGCCGTCCGGACTCCACTCGGACGCGGGAAACCGACCGGTGCACTGCACAGCTGGCACCCGGTCGACCTCGCGGCTCACCTGCTCGAGGCGCTGGTGGAAAGGAACAGCCTCGATCCGGCCGACATCGAGGACGTGATCATGGGGTGCGTGACGCAGGTCGGCGAGCAAGGCGTGAACATCGGCCGCAACGCCGTCCTTGCCGCCGGCTTCCCCGAAAGCGTCTGCGGGACGACCGTCGACCGGCAGTGCGGCTCGAGCCAGCAGGCCATTCACTTCGCGGCCCAGGGCGTGCTCGCGGGCGCGTACGACATCGTGATCGCAGCCGGCGTGGAGTCGATGAGCCGACTTCCCATGGGCACGAGCATTGCCGTGGGCGGCGCTCCCTTCGGCCCTCGCATGATGAAGCGCTACCAGGAAGCCAACCTCTACGGAGTGGGCGGGATCGTGCCGCAGGGCATCTCCGCGGAAATCGTGGCGCAGAAGTGGAACCTTTCCCGGCGCGAACTCGACGAGTTCTCGCTCGGCTCCCACCAGAAAGCCGCTGCTGCCACGCGCAACGGATGGTTCGACAACGAGATCGTCCCGGTCGAGGTCAAGCACCCCGACGGAAAGACGGAAACGATCAAAACCGACGAGGGAATCCGTCCCGACACGAGCCTCGAAAAGCTCCTTTCCCTCAAGCCCGCTTTCAAGGAAGACGGCGTCATTACCGCGGGCAATTCGAGCCAGATCACGGACGGGGCCGCTGCGGTCCTCATCATGGAAAAGAAAAAGGCCCTCGACATGGGACTGCGACCCCGTGCCCGCTTTCACGCCTTCGCGCTCGGTGGCTGCGACCCCGTGATCATGCTCACGGCTCCCATCCCGGCCACGCGCAAGGTGCTCGAGAAAGCGGGGCTCACGATCCGCGACATGGACGCCATCGAGATCAACGAAGCCTTCGCGCCGGTGGTGCTCGCGTGGCAACGGGAACTCGACCCCGACATGGACAAGGTGAACGTACACGGCGGCGCCATCGCTCTCGGCCATCCGCTCGGGTGCAGCGGCGCCCGGCTCATGACCACGCTCTTGAACGTCCTCGAACGCACGGGCGGTCGGTGGGGGCTCCAGACCATGTGCGAAGGCGGCGGGATGGCCAACGCGACGATCATCGAGAGGCTCGACTGA